The Klebsiella sp. RHBSTW-00484 genome includes a window with the following:
- the aceA gene encoding isocitrate lyase, with the protein MKTRTQQIEELNKEWTNPRWEGITRPYSAEDVVKLRGSVNPECTLAQLGAAKMWRLLHGEAKKGYINSLGALTGGQALQQAKAGIEAVYLSGWQVAADANLASSMYPDQSLYPANSVPAVVDRINNTFRRADQIQWSAGIEPSDPRYTDYFLPIVADAEAGFGGVLNAFELMKSMIEAGAAAVHFEDQLASVKKCGHMGGKVLVPTQEAIQKLVAARLAADVMGVPTLVIARTDADAADLITSDCDPYDREFITGDRTTEGFFRTHAGIEQAISRGLAYAPYADLVWCETSTPDLELAKRFADAIHAKYPGKLLAYNCSPSFNWQKKLDDKTIASFQQQLADMGYKYQFITLAGIHSMWFNMFDLAHAYAQGEGMKHYVEKVQQPEFAAAKDGYTFVSHQQEVGTGYFDKVTTIIQGGASSVTALTGSTEEEQF; encoded by the coding sequence ATGAAAACTCGTACCCAACAAATCGAAGAATTAAATAAAGAGTGGACGAACCCGCGCTGGGAAGGCATTACTCGCCCATACAGCGCCGAAGACGTGGTGAAATTACGCGGCTCAGTCAATCCGGAATGCACCCTGGCGCAGCTGGGCGCGGCGAAGATGTGGCGGCTACTGCACGGTGAAGCGAAAAAAGGCTATATCAACAGCCTCGGCGCGCTGACCGGCGGTCAGGCACTGCAGCAGGCAAAAGCAGGTATTGAAGCCGTATATCTCTCCGGCTGGCAGGTGGCTGCGGACGCTAACCTGGCTTCCAGCATGTATCCGGATCAATCGCTCTATCCGGCGAACTCGGTACCGGCCGTTGTCGATCGGATCAACAACACCTTCCGCCGCGCGGATCAGATCCAGTGGTCTGCGGGCATTGAGCCGAGCGATCCGCGTTATACGGATTATTTCCTGCCGATCGTCGCCGACGCGGAAGCAGGATTTGGCGGCGTACTCAACGCGTTTGAGTTGATGAAATCGATGATTGAGGCGGGTGCAGCGGCCGTTCACTTCGAAGATCAGCTGGCCTCGGTGAAGAAATGCGGTCATATGGGCGGCAAAGTACTGGTGCCGACGCAGGAAGCGATTCAGAAGCTGGTTGCCGCGCGCCTGGCGGCTGACGTCATGGGCGTGCCGACGCTGGTGATCGCCCGAACGGATGCCGATGCCGCCGATTTAATTACCTCCGACTGCGATCCCTACGATCGTGAATTCATCACCGGCGATCGCACGACCGAAGGCTTTTTCCGCACTCACGCCGGTATTGAACAAGCGATTAGCCGCGGCCTGGCCTACGCACCGTATGCTGACCTGGTGTGGTGCGAAACCTCTACCCCGGACCTTGAGCTGGCGAAACGCTTTGCCGATGCGATTCACGCCAAATATCCGGGCAAGCTGCTGGCTTACAACTGCTCGCCGTCCTTTAACTGGCAGAAAAAACTGGATGATAAAACCATCGCCAGCTTCCAGCAGCAGCTGGCGGATATGGGCTACAAGTACCAGTTCATCACCCTGGCCGGTATTCACAGCATGTGGTTCAACATGTTCGACCTGGCGCACGCTTACGCTCAGGGCGAAGGCATGAAGCACTACGTTGAGAAGGTCCAGCAGCCGGAGTTTGCGGCGGCTAAAGATGGCTACACTTTTGTCTCTCATCAGCAGGAAGTCGGCACCGGCTACTTCGATAAGGTGACCACCATTATTCAGGGTGGGGCCTCGTCCGTAACGGCGTTAACCGGTTCAACAGAAGAAGAACAGTTCTGA